Proteins encoded by one window of Chondromyces crocatus:
- a CDS encoding AAA family ATPase: MPARFVLEVETDSPARAATLRLLVPGGECVGEHRIQLDAHPVARWEGLFHPRRYVRRVARDSRQAEVLLDAVGAFLGRTVLGSQLTHALAAGSEARTLLVRIVGETDDPLAAAFAQVPWDLARLEGDLRTLRQRGVTVRVRLARRDERAAKSTDGASIPPPEGSDAAPRPSAATLPGAGEPIRVLLVFAEPRGARPAGARIEREELLDTFFREIVPRRGVEVDVLSHGVTRAQLWEQVRSRGGYHVVHWSGRAVEGGLEIELEPGEEEDACISGEELADLLSGSGGGEVAPALVLLSASRAGALGTARDWDSVRTAMSEPAPAAAEPTLEQVFEVRSGTSAVGLAMSAAGVPAVVAMRHEVAPSYARRFGRGFFRRLLGSEGRTSVEEALAATQRELAGAHGVEKGEKPPRGAVTPKERGVLLAGSSASVVRATGGDVIGGELRSARLTPRTPEQPMRVEAAPLATDSGRTPVMSSSIEVPSSARTRAVGEPWQADLLDQSALILLGGASIEVAPEEGRSAPAARVEPRPMPLLESGSKELEPSPGFVGRGMELGRLAREWLAPGGKTIALVEGPGGMGKTSLAAEAIHLWHGHFDLVLAFQPFRESSSTTLRVEGDDRGGAASVFGGLPPEIETLLRYVDRRLREESPRYRDRCERDPFLRVYTPPGEEEQAGARAARLLENLAESLVTDRVLLVLDGVERGAGTEGQEADAPWWQLLAQLRPRLGEGRARILVTCRRSPPATVLPAVFRLALGGLPLGHAAVLADRRSALREILARGTRERREGGTAGQAERLARRVLEVTHGHPLVLLRFGDVAGMGRTVLEGALDRLGALGDGLPPDALPGGLGEAERQRALLEDVGAGLFDLLLERLSPSARRLLWGMSLASEPVPAWMIEDLGAKLLPGEERPRTALAELCAAGLVVREEEQARGTVYAFHSLVAERTAAWMTQHLDEQGDASTEDLYRCFGERYTAAFRNALPMLQQGLLTIPPVAEEPRAWTGPVSSSEPRSKPPSAPSSESRPRAARRPRELCAELGRRSVRYLVRGRAFQALSAFGSAALTGAGDAVLLSEVMDDLEAAADHGAGATRWRARVSLADALRSARQVEMALPLYERAASDAAASEHWADLGVILTKWAAALAQEGQLDAARELFERGAEAKRRAGKPLAQVIGVELEALRIDVLRRGAAAALPAIEERVATLRGLWTGRPDTEESALNSESTQIGSALATGLDVARRANAELERWDVCLSLLDELEALDRDLGAAELEMSRERFHRWTPLARLGRTAEATEVIEGCLEGFRRARDTRGEVRALSALATVHAEVGDFEAATGLEREALSARERFASASERAVAHCRLASLLVRAGSAVEAMENALAAVAYQLAAGQEARAEFRLLAMSARDAANLAVREDTGDVASSSDVVLQSGARPVLLSSVPRLTSLLERPPFASVRKFLAERGVSIDMLQGRIDELLGHAADDLEHGPMPTFSMEEAG, encoded by the coding sequence ATGCCTGCACGTTTCGTGCTGGAGGTAGAGACCGACTCCCCCGCCAGGGCTGCCACGCTGCGCCTTCTGGTTCCTGGTGGGGAATGTGTCGGAGAGCATCGAATCCAGCTCGATGCGCATCCCGTGGCGCGCTGGGAGGGGCTCTTCCACCCACGCCGGTACGTCCGCCGTGTCGCTCGCGATAGCCGACAAGCCGAGGTGTTGCTCGACGCCGTGGGGGCGTTCCTCGGGCGCACGGTGCTCGGATCTCAACTGACGCACGCGCTCGCGGCGGGGAGCGAAGCGCGGACGTTGCTCGTGCGGATCGTGGGCGAGACCGACGATCCTCTCGCGGCGGCGTTCGCTCAGGTGCCCTGGGATCTCGCGAGGCTCGAAGGGGATCTGCGGACGCTGCGGCAGCGGGGCGTCACGGTGCGGGTCCGTCTGGCGCGTCGAGACGAGCGCGCCGCGAAGAGCACGGATGGTGCATCCATTCCACCTCCCGAGGGGAGCGACGCGGCGCCGAGGCCGAGCGCCGCGACCCTGCCAGGCGCCGGAGAGCCCATCCGTGTGCTGCTGGTGTTCGCAGAGCCCAGAGGAGCACGCCCAGCGGGGGCTCGCATCGAGAGGGAAGAGCTGCTCGATACGTTCTTCCGCGAGATCGTGCCCCGTCGAGGGGTGGAGGTGGACGTGCTCTCCCACGGGGTGACCCGGGCGCAGCTGTGGGAGCAGGTGCGGAGCCGCGGTGGCTACCACGTGGTCCACTGGAGCGGGCGCGCGGTCGAGGGAGGGCTGGAGATCGAGCTCGAGCCGGGCGAGGAGGAAGACGCCTGCATCTCGGGCGAGGAGCTGGCCGATCTCCTGAGCGGCTCGGGCGGGGGTGAGGTGGCGCCGGCGCTGGTGCTGCTCAGCGCCAGCCGAGCAGGGGCGCTCGGAACCGCACGGGACTGGGACTCGGTGCGCACGGCCATGAGCGAGCCGGCCCCTGCCGCGGCAGAGCCGACGCTGGAGCAAGTGTTCGAGGTGCGCAGCGGGACGTCAGCGGTGGGGCTGGCCATGAGCGCCGCGGGCGTGCCGGCCGTGGTAGCCATGCGCCACGAGGTCGCCCCGAGCTATGCGAGGCGGTTCGGGCGCGGCTTCTTTCGTCGGCTGCTCGGGAGCGAGGGGAGGACCTCCGTCGAGGAGGCCCTGGCCGCGACGCAGCGAGAGCTGGCTGGAGCGCACGGTGTCGAGAAGGGGGAGAAGCCGCCGCGGGGCGCGGTGACGCCGAAGGAGCGCGGGGTGCTGCTGGCCGGCTCCTCGGCCTCCGTCGTGCGGGCGACGGGAGGCGACGTGATCGGGGGAGAGCTGCGCTCGGCGCGGCTCACGCCGAGGACGCCGGAGCAACCCATGCGTGTCGAAGCGGCGCCGCTCGCCACCGACAGCGGGCGGACGCCCGTGATGTCATCGTCGATCGAAGTCCCTTCGTCGGCGAGGACGCGCGCCGTCGGTGAGCCCTGGCAGGCAGATCTTCTGGACCAGTCCGCGCTGATCCTGCTCGGCGGGGCCTCGATCGAGGTCGCGCCCGAGGAAGGGCGGAGCGCTCCTGCGGCGCGGGTCGAGCCGCGGCCCATGCCGCTGCTGGAGAGTGGGAGCAAGGAGCTGGAGCCGTCTCCCGGCTTCGTCGGCCGCGGTATGGAGCTGGGGCGGCTCGCGCGAGAGTGGCTGGCTCCGGGCGGCAAAACGATCGCGCTGGTGGAGGGGCCGGGGGGGATGGGCAAGACGTCCCTCGCGGCGGAGGCCATCCACCTGTGGCATGGCCATTTCGACCTGGTGCTCGCGTTCCAGCCTTTCCGGGAGAGCTCCAGCACCACGCTGCGCGTGGAGGGGGACGACCGCGGAGGCGCGGCATCGGTGTTCGGAGGGCTCCCTCCGGAGATCGAGACGCTGCTGCGCTATGTCGATCGGCGGTTGCGAGAGGAGAGTCCCCGATACCGCGATCGCTGCGAGCGGGATCCGTTCCTCCGGGTGTACACGCCACCGGGGGAGGAGGAGCAAGCGGGGGCGCGCGCGGCGCGGCTGCTCGAGAACCTGGCCGAGTCCCTCGTGACGGACAGGGTGCTGCTCGTGCTGGACGGGGTGGAGCGAGGCGCGGGCACGGAGGGGCAGGAGGCGGATGCCCCGTGGTGGCAGCTCCTCGCCCAGCTACGCCCGCGGCTCGGCGAGGGCAGGGCGAGGATCCTGGTGACCTGCCGGCGCAGCCCCCCTGCGACGGTGCTTCCGGCCGTGTTCCGCCTGGCGCTGGGAGGTCTGCCGCTCGGTCACGCCGCGGTGCTCGCTGATCGGCGCTCGGCGCTTCGCGAGATCCTCGCCCGAGGCACGAGGGAGCGACGCGAGGGAGGGACGGCAGGGCAAGCAGAGCGGCTCGCGCGGCGGGTGCTCGAGGTGACCCACGGACACCCCCTGGTCTTGCTCCGATTCGGTGACGTGGCGGGCATGGGGCGGACGGTGCTGGAGGGCGCGCTCGATCGGCTGGGGGCCCTCGGGGACGGGTTGCCCCCGGACGCGCTGCCCGGAGGCCTCGGCGAGGCGGAGCGTCAGCGGGCATTGCTCGAGGACGTTGGCGCGGGGCTGTTCGATCTGCTGCTCGAGCGGCTCTCTCCGAGCGCGCGGCGGCTGCTCTGGGGGATGTCGCTCGCCAGCGAGCCGGTCCCCGCCTGGATGATCGAGGACCTCGGCGCGAAGCTGCTGCCCGGGGAGGAGCGCCCGCGGACGGCCCTCGCGGAGCTATGCGCGGCTGGCCTGGTGGTGCGGGAAGAGGAGCAGGCGCGAGGGACCGTCTACGCTTTCCACTCTCTCGTCGCGGAGCGGACGGCCGCGTGGATGACGCAGCACCTCGACGAGCAGGGGGACGCGTCGACCGAGGATCTCTACCGCTGCTTCGGTGAGCGGTACACGGCGGCGTTCAGGAATGCGCTGCCGATGCTCCAGCAGGGGCTTCTGACCATCCCTCCCGTGGCGGAGGAGCCTCGTGCGTGGACAGGGCCCGTCTCGAGCTCGGAGCCACGATCGAAGCCTCCCTCGGCGCCGAGCAGCGAGTCGAGGCCGCGCGCTGCGCGCAGGCCGCGGGAGCTGTGTGCGGAGCTGGGACGCAGGAGTGTCCGCTACCTGGTGCGGGGCCGAGCGTTCCAGGCGCTGTCGGCATTCGGGAGTGCTGCGCTGACGGGCGCAGGCGACGCGGTGTTGCTGTCCGAGGTGATGGATGACCTCGAAGCGGCCGCGGATCACGGCGCGGGGGCGACGCGGTGGCGTGCCCGGGTATCGCTGGCCGATGCGCTGCGGAGCGCGCGGCAGGTGGAGATGGCGCTGCCGCTCTACGAGCGGGCGGCGAGCGATGCTGCTGCGAGCGAGCACTGGGCGGACCTCGGCGTGATCCTCACCAAGTGGGCCGCAGCACTCGCGCAGGAGGGCCAGCTCGATGCCGCGCGAGAGCTTTTCGAGCGGGGCGCGGAGGCCAAGCGGAGGGCAGGGAAGCCGCTGGCTCAGGTGATCGGCGTCGAGCTGGAGGCGCTCCGGATCGACGTGCTGCGGCGGGGCGCGGCCGCCGCTCTTCCAGCGATCGAGGAGCGCGTCGCCACGCTCAGGGGGCTGTGGACGGGCCGTCCGGACACCGAGGAGAGCGCCCTGAACTCCGAGAGCACGCAGATCGGCAGCGCGCTCGCGACAGGGCTGGACGTCGCCAGGCGTGCGAACGCGGAGCTCGAGCGATGGGATGTGTGCCTCTCGCTGCTGGATGAGCTGGAGGCGCTGGACCGTGATCTCGGCGCCGCGGAGCTGGAGATGTCCCGCGAGCGGTTCCATCGCTGGACACCGCTGGCACGGCTCGGCAGGACGGCCGAGGCGACCGAGGTCATCGAGGGATGCCTCGAAGGGTTCCGTCGCGCTCGCGACACGCGTGGCGAGGTGCGTGCTCTCTCGGCGCTCGCGACGGTACACGCGGAGGTCGGCGATTTCGAGGCCGCCACGGGACTGGAGCGCGAGGCGCTGAGCGCCCGGGAGCGGTTCGCGAGCGCCAGCGAGCGCGCGGTGGCCCACTGTCGGCTCGCGAGCTTGCTGGTGCGGGCAGGGAGCGCCGTCGAGGCGATGGAGAACGCACTGGCAGCGGTCGCCTATCAGCTGGCGGC